DNA sequence from the Paenibacillus azoreducens genome:
GCGGACAGCTGCCGGCGTTTGGCATCGTCCCTCCGGGAATCGCAGGGGAGAAAGGCGAATTCCGCTCCGAACACAAGGACGATTATTTCAAGGAAAATGTAGAGGAAGCGAAGGCGCTGCTGCAGAAAGGACTCGGCGAGTTGGGACTGTCCTCCATGCCTGAGTTTACCATCGCCTACAATACCGATGAAAGCCACAAAAAGGTGGCCGAAGCCGTCGCTGACATGTGGAGCAAAAATCTCGGCATCAAAGTGAAAATCGAAAACCAGGAATGGGGCGTCTTCCTAAAGAACCGCACCGCGCTCAACTACCAGATGGCCCGGGCCGGATGGCAGACCGACTACAACGACCCGATGTCCTTCATCGATCTGTACATGACCGGCAGTGGCAACAATGATATCGGATACAGCAATCCGGAATACGACAAGCTCGTTCACGAGGCAAAGCAATCGCTTGACAACAAGCAGCGGATGGAATTGATGGCGAAAGCGGAGCGCATGTTGATCGAGCAGGATCAAGCCATTCTTCCGCTGTACTACTATACAAACGTGGCGATGAAGAAACCGAATCTCAAAAACGTGTTTGTCGACTATCAAGGCATGATCAACTACAGCCGGGGTTACTTCGAATAACAATGTGCTTACACGCATGATTGACAGGAAGTTTTAACCGGGATGCACTCGGCTTCATTGCCGGTGCGTCCCTCTTCTTCATATCCATGAAAGAAATAACTTGACCAGAAAGGAGGATGCATCCATGATTCGGTACATCCTGACCAAGCTGTTCTATCTCATCCTGTCGCTATGGGTACTGGCTTCCGTCACTTTTGGGCTCATGAAAGCCATTCCCGGCGATCCGTTCATGTCGGAAAAAGCGGTTCCGCCGGAAATCCGCGCTCGTTTGCTGGCGCAATACGGACTGGATAAACCGCTGTATGAGCAATATTTCGTATACTTGTCCAACCTGGCAAAAGGCGATCTTGGGATTTCGATGAAAATGCTGGACCGCGAAGTCGGCCAGACGATTCGCGATGCTTTCCCCTACTCCCTGAAGCTCGGCATTGTCTCGATCATCGTCTCCGTTGTCATCGGCGTCGGCCTGGGAATGATTGCGGCGCTGCGGCATCGCAAACTGCTCGACTCCGTCTCGATGATCATCGCCGTTCTTGGCGTATCCGTCCCCAGCTTTGTGCTCGCTTCCTTCTTCCAATATATTTTTGGCGTGAAGCTGAAATGGCTGCATGTCGTGGGCTTAGGCGGTCCACTTGATTATATAATGCCGACTCTGGCGCTCTCGGCGCTGCCTATCGCTTTTATCGCACGCCTGACGCGTTCGAACATGCTGGAGGTGCTCACGGCCGATTATATTAAGACCGCCAAGGCCAAAGGCTTGTCCCGCGGCGCCATCGTACGCAGGCATGTGCTGCGCAACGGTATTCTGCCCGTTGTCACCTATCTTGGGCCGCTCACGGCCAACGTCGTGACAGGCTCCTTCATCATCGAGCAAATTTTCGGAATCGGCGGTCTCGGCAAAATATTCGTCACGAGCATTAGCAACCGCGACTACTCGCTCATTATGGGCATTACCCTATTCTATGGGCTTATTCTGATGTGCGCCCGCTTCATCACCGACATCGCATATGGACTCATCGACCCCCGCATCACTCTTGTCTCGAGAAAGGAGAAGGCCGCATGACAATGTTCCATTCCTCCCCTGCCGAAAAACGCGCTCTGGCCCCGGAAGATTTTCGTAAGGCGGACGTCAGCGAACATGCGGCGGAAGCGATCGAACAAGAAGGCGTATCCGCATGGCGCGACGCCTGGCTGCGTCTGCGCAGCAACCGGGTTGCCATGACAGGACTTGTCTTCTTGCTGCTCATCATCGTTATGGCTATTATCGGCCCGATGCTGACGCCTTACGATTACTATTCCAATAATCTGGAGAAGACGAACCTGCCGCCTTCAGCCGAGCATTGGTTCGGCACGGACGATCTCGGCCGCGACATGTTCGCCCGCACGTGGATGGGCGCCCGTATTTCTCTTACCGTCGGCTTTTCCGCCGCCGCCATCAACCTCGTCATCGGCGTTATCTATGGCGGCATCATGGGTTATATCGGCGGACGTCTCGACGAGGTGATGAACAAAATCTCCGAAATCATCTATTCCATTCCGGATTTGCTGGTCGCCATTCTGCTCGTCGTCGTCTTCGAACCAAGCCTGGCCACGATTATTTTGGCGCTGTGCGTAACCGGCTGGATCAATATGTCCTGGATCGTGCGCGGGCAGATGATGCAGCTCAAAAATCAGGAATATACCCTCGCCTCCCGTTCCCTGGGATCGCCTCACATGCGCATTCTATTCCGGCATCTCCTGCCGAACGCAATGGGCCCGATCATCGTCACCTTAACCTTGGCGGTGCCGGCAGCCATCTTCAGCGAAGCGGTGCTGAGCTTCCTGGGGCTGGGCGTGCAGTCGCCGGCCGCATCATGGGGGACGATGATCAACGACGCGCTTAAGGCCATGATCATTTATCCTTGGCGGCTTGCCTTCCCTGCGCTGTTCATCAGCTTGATGATGCTGTGCTTCAATCTGTTCGGAGACGGACTGCGCGATGCGCTTGATCCGAAGATGAAAAAATAAGGACAAGGAGGGTTCGCCCATGCAACGATTGTTGGAAGTCCAAGATCTCCGTGTCTCCTTCGATGTCCGCGGCGGCGAGGTGCAGGCCGTGCGCGGCATCGGATTCCATGTTCAGCCTGGCGAGGCCGTCGCCATCGTCGGCGAATCCGGCTGCGGCAAAAGCGTGACCGCCCAAGCGATCATGCGTCTTCTGCCGCAGCCTCCCGCCCGCATCCACCAAGGAACGATCCGCTTCCAAGGAAAAGATCTGCTGCGTTTGAAAGAGCATGAAATGCAGTCCATCCGGGGCAAGGATATCGGGATGATTTTTCAGGATCCGATGACATCGCTGAATCCGACGATGACGATCGGACGCCAGATTACCGAGGTGCTGACCAAACATCAGCGCATGGCAGCGCAGGAGGCCAAGCGGCAGGCTATCGAGATGCTTGAGATGGTCGGCATCCCCCATCCCGCCTCTCGCTTCTCGCAATATCCGCACGAGTTCTCCGGCGGCATGAGACAGCGGGCCATGATTGCCATTGCCTTGGCCTGCCGTCCGGCGCTGCTCATCGCGGACGAGCCGACGACGGCGCTCGACGTGACGATCCAGGCCCAGATTCTGCGTGTGCTAAAGTCTCTGCAGCGCGAATTTGGGACATCGATCATTTTGATTACGCATGATCTTGGCATTGTGGCGGATTTATGCGATCGCGTCATCGTCATGTATGCAGGACAAATCGTCGAGTCCGGCACGAAGCGGGAAATATTCAAGCAGCCGCAGCATCCGTATACCCGGGGCCTGCTGCGTTCCTTGCCGCGGATCGATCAGAGCAGGGATGAGCCGCTTGTGCCGATTTACGGCACGCCGCCGGATCTGGCCAAGCCGCCGGAAGGCTGCCCGTTCTGGGCCCGTTGCAGCGATGCTATGCACGTCTGCCAGCAGCGGCAACCGGAATCGACCGCCATCAGCG
Encoded proteins:
- a CDS encoding ABC transporter ATP-binding protein, whose amino-acid sequence is MQRLLEVQDLRVSFDVRGGEVQAVRGIGFHVQPGEAVAIVGESGCGKSVTAQAIMRLLPQPPARIHQGTIRFQGKDLLRLKEHEMQSIRGKDIGMIFQDPMTSLNPTMTIGRQITEVLTKHQRMAAQEAKRQAIEMLEMVGIPHPASRFSQYPHEFSGGMRQRAMIAIALACRPALLIADEPTTALDVTIQAQILRVLKSLQREFGTSIILITHDLGIVADLCDRVIVMYAGQIVESGTKREIFKQPQHPYTRGLLRSLPRIDQSRDEPLVPIYGTPPDLAKPPEGCPFWARCSDAMHVCQQRQPESTAISGTHNASCWLLHPLAREVAR
- a CDS encoding ABC transporter permease; the protein is MIRYILTKLFYLILSLWVLASVTFGLMKAIPGDPFMSEKAVPPEIRARLLAQYGLDKPLYEQYFVYLSNLAKGDLGISMKMLDREVGQTIRDAFPYSLKLGIVSIIVSVVIGVGLGMIAALRHRKLLDSVSMIIAVLGVSVPSFVLASFFQYIFGVKLKWLHVVGLGGPLDYIMPTLALSALPIAFIARLTRSNMLEVLTADYIKTAKAKGLSRGAIVRRHVLRNGILPVVTYLGPLTANVVTGSFIIEQIFGIGGLGKIFVTSISNRDYSLIMGITLFYGLILMCARFITDIAYGLIDPRITLVSRKEKAA
- a CDS encoding ABC transporter permease; this translates as MTMFHSSPAEKRALAPEDFRKADVSEHAAEAIEQEGVSAWRDAWLRLRSNRVAMTGLVFLLLIIVMAIIGPMLTPYDYYSNNLEKTNLPPSAEHWFGTDDLGRDMFARTWMGARISLTVGFSAAAINLVIGVIYGGIMGYIGGRLDEVMNKISEIIYSIPDLLVAILLVVVFEPSLATIILALCVTGWINMSWIVRGQMMQLKNQEYTLASRSLGSPHMRILFRHLLPNAMGPIIVTLTLAVPAAIFSEAVLSFLGLGVQSPAASWGTMINDALKAMIIYPWRLAFPALFISLMMLCFNLFGDGLRDALDPKMKK